From the Sebastes umbrosus isolate fSebUmb1 chromosome 23, fSebUmb1.pri, whole genome shotgun sequence genome, the window atatattatttattttagatgtcATTGTGgtgattcatatttgacaaCTGATGTTTAAATTTGTCATGATTATATTGGATCTTACCTGAAAAGGCACAGTAATGCTGGTAACTTGTCATATTCTGTTTACTCACGATTTGTCTTTCTTTAATGCAGTTACCCACTATGGCCGGCTACATCACACACATTCGTGTGCACCAGCACGGAGCTGATGAGAAAAGCCTCAACTCACAAAGCTTCAAGAAAATCAATGTTAATCTGAACAAAGGGACAGAAAGAAAAGCCAGCCATCTTTGGTTCAAAAAAGGAAACGACGATCCACCAATCACCAGGATTCAACTCACATTCAACGATGAGATGAGTGTTGGATTGATCAAAGCAGGGTACAAAAAGCTCCCTGATCCAATCATTCCAGCACCAGGAGCTGATCCCATCTATATTTGGTTCTTCCAAGGGTCTGGAGAGTATCATACTCCCATAGTGGAGCTTGATTTCACTTCAACTGCAGAAGAGGAAGCCAAGAAGTTTCAAGAAGGCTGGGAGAAAGTGGCCTGTGATCTGAACCGCAGGGCTGGAGGGTCCTGGGTCTACATGtgggtgaagagagagaaaccaaCCTTCATCTGCGACGTCGCCGTCACCGATTCCTTCAAATCCGACGAAGAGTACTTTCGGAAAGGTTACATGCGTGTGGATGAAGACGCTCGCAGGGGTGTGGGAAGAGGAAACACCTTCATCTGGTACCGTCAGACCACCGATCCCTATCGTGCACTCAGCGATCTGAAAGTCTCCACCACTGAATGCGAGTTTCAGGCCCTTCAGCAGCAGGAATACCAGCCAGTGAATCTAAACTTCAACGAGTGGATCGGAAGCCACCCGATGTACCTGTGGTACAAGAGAGAGGAAGCCGGCAAGTCCATCAAGCCCATCAAGGCCATCACCCTGGTCCTCGACCCTGCTGCCGTTCCAGTGTACAAGAAGGCTGGTATCCCGGTTATTGAGAAAAATTTCAACGCGGGCACTAAAGGCCACGCTGAGTACCTGTGTTTTAATCAGTGAAAGCCTGAGAGAGTCTTCCTCATGGTGGCAGAGCTGAGAATCCCCAACACTCACAATGTTAAATCATTTTGATGATGGCGTCTACaatcctttttctctttttctatataaaacaatgtgattaattatattacagtaatacTACCGGTGAAATCATAAAGTATCAATGGTATATGGGTTCTACTGTTAAACTCAATGAAATCAAACTATATCAAATGGCTGTTCAACACCAATGTTAATGAATGATTGAATATTAAGGCTCTGTATCACTTTATTCTGCATATTTCCTGCTTCATCAATAAAGACAACTTTGCATGAGAACTGTGTTTGCTTCACTCTCTACAAAATAGAAACTTTACTTTATTGTTACCTTATTCCCATCATGCTGACAAACCAGGGCCTGTATTTATCAAACTGATAAAAGGGACATttttatgtgaaaaataaaagtacaaaaaagctGATACTGATATTGTTCACAGAAAAATTACTAcaactagggttgtcaatcgattaaaatgtttaattgtgattaagcacacattttttatctgttcaaaatgaaccttaaagggagatttgtcaagtatttaatactcttatcaacatgggagtgggcaaatatgcttgatttatgcaaatatatgtatatatttattattggaaatcaattaacaaaacaaaacaattattgtccagaatctcaatttagcataaaaaataagttcaaatcataacatggcaaactcaagcccaataaacaaaaacacatttgtgttaacacgttattatcgggttacctttgacagcccaaaaTCAACATCTTCTCCCATTCTTTAGTCTCTAAAAAACAATCTTATTTTTACTTTCTATATTTGCCTTGGAGTGGAAATCATTCCAATAAAGTTGCATTTTACCGAAAGAAATTATACAGAACACTAACCCTTTATAATTAACCACATCTCCACATGTAAAGGACTAGTGCGCGCACCAGATGGTGTTCAAATCcatgcaaataaacatgtaatCGAATTGTTGTAAAACATACAATTCTGAAACCTTGTTTCCACCCGGCACGt encodes:
- the LOC119482735 gene encoding uncharacterized protein LOC119482735 yields the protein MAGYITHIRVHQHGADEKSLNSQSFKKINVNLNKGTERKASHLWFKKGNDDPPITRIQLTFNDEMSVGLIKAGYKKLPDPIIPAPGADPIYIWFFQGSGEYHTPIVELDFTSTAEEEAKKFQEGWEKVACDLNRRAGGSWVYMWVKREKPTFICDVAVTDSFKSDEEYFRKGYMRVDEDARRGVGRGNTFIWYRQTTDPYRALSDLKVSTTECEFQALQQQEYQPVNLNFNEWIGSHPMYLWYKREEAGKSIKPIKAITLVLDPAAVPVYKKAGIPVIEKNFNAGTKGHAEYLCFNQ